A DNA window from Oncorhynchus tshawytscha isolate Ot180627B linkage group LG13, Otsh_v2.0, whole genome shotgun sequence contains the following coding sequences:
- the fbxl6 gene encoding F-box/LRR-repeat protein 6 — protein MEDGTPPGRSVGIADADDAPSSSSAASTRKRKSDVLRDAKPKKKKKAKVSRPPRLGYTVEQGEDMLLIISNTNQYDNIWRPNTKGRKKKKILKGKAKVTPAKKKNTVLPKGKATKKPLIKKGELEPTMQHHQEEGFDSWGQSLPVEVLVNIFKIVVHQDGAVPFLCRVAKVCHLWNAAAASPALWRSVSVGYCWLEPGKTHLPKTVLKIRNTVSWLAQNRFSQLRDFSLNHWKNNVDHVVEVLSQSCPHLRSLKLSYCTGVTEKAFQSLSGSCQSLDSINVQYSEIQVEGLVTFLESYGSQLRQILFTHGPRNDRLLTAISRGCCPELQLLEINTKLDSGYCQLPICIQALQNGCPKLQTFRMLNVIPMPKMTRNGSGSTSGFPLLEELCMATTAVSFMTDQDLTKIVYDSPKLRVLDLRGCSRITAAGLSSLPCEELECLYWGLYFSSNVTVSLSKKGIHLLTQKWSGTLQELDLANQLFSEEDMEIAMGHLAQRTGENPLRSLNLSGTKVTTPALRLVIGQSTALNYLNLSSCRYLPRGLKKLYRGQEEIHQLLDKLE, from the exons ATGGAAGATGGTACACCTCCAGGACGATCTGTGGGAATTGCAGACGCTGACGATGCTCCCTCAAGCTCATCAGCAGCATCAACGCGAAAGAGAAAGTCTGATGTGCTCCGAGATGCTAAGCCCAAGAAGAAAAAGAAGGCCAAAGTCAGCCGCCCCCCAAGGCTTGGCTACACTGTTGAACAAGGAGAGGATATGCTTCTGATCATATCGAATACAAATCAGTATGATAACATATGGCGGCCAAACacgaaaggaagaaagaaaaagaaaatccTTAAAGGAAAAGCCAAAGTCACTCCAGCAAAGAAGAAGAATACGGTTCTTCCAAAGGGTAAAGCCACAAAGAAGCCACTGATCAAGAAAGGTGAACTGGAGCCCACAATGCAACACCACCAAGAGGAGGGCTTTGACAGCTGGGGTCAGAGCCTACCAGTGGAAGTGTTAGTTAATATTTTCAAGATTGTAGTTCACCAAGATGGTGCAGTACCATTCCTGTGCAG GGTGGCTAAGGTGTGCCACCTATGGAATGCAGCTGCAGCCAGTCCTGCTCTGTGGCGCAGTGTGTCTGTGGGTTACTGCTGGTTGGAACCTGGTAAAACCCACTTACCTAAAACTGTACTGAAGATCAGGAACACTGTAAGCTGGCTTGCACAGAACAG ATTCTCCCAATTAAGAGACTTTTCTCTTAATCACTGGAAAAATAATGTTGACCATGTTGTGGAG GTTTTGTCCCAGTCCTGCCCCCATCTCCGCTCACTCAAGCTGTCATACTGTACAGGCGTGACTGAGAAAGCCTTTCAGAGCCTCAGTGGCAGCTGCCAGTCCCTGGATAGCATTAACGTCCAGTACTCTGAG ATACAGGTTGAAGGGCTTGTCACCTTCTTGGAATCCTATGGCAGTCAACTTAGACAGATTCTGTTCACCCATGGGCCCAGGAATGACCGACTTCTCACTGCTATCTCC AGAGGATGCTGCCCTGAGTTGCAATTGCTGGAAATTAACACGAAGCTGGACAGTGGATATTGCCAGCTTCCAATTTGCATCCAAGCTTTGCAAAATGGCTGTCCTAAACTGCAG ACTTTTCGGATGCTGAATGTCATTCCGATGCCTAAAATGACTCGTAATGGGTCGGGTTCCACATCTGGCTTCCCTTTACTGGAGGAGCTGTGTATGGCCACTACAGCTGTTTCCTTTATGACTGACCAAGACTTGACTAAGATTGTCTACGACTCCCCTAAACTGCGTGTGCTGGACCTGAGAGGTTGTTCTCGGATCACAGCAGCCGGGCTCTCTTCTCTACCATGTGAAG AGCTTGAGTGTCTGTACTGGGGACTGTACTTCAGCAGCAATGTCACAGTATCGTTGTCCAAGAAGGGAATTCACCTGCTGACCCAGAAATGGAGTGGTACCTTGCAGGAGCTAGACCTTGCCAACCAGCTCTTCTCTGAAGAAGACATGGAGATTGCCATGGGCCATCTAGCTCAGAGAACTGGAGAAAACCCCCTACGTTCGCTCAATCTTAGCGGGACCAAGGTCACAACACCTGCCCTCCG GTTAGTTATAGGCCAGTCTACAGCACTCAATTACTTAAACTTGTCTTCCTGCCGTTACCTTCCAAGAGGTCTGAAGAAACTGTATCGTGGCCAAGAAGAAATCCACCAGCTGCTGGACAAATTAGAGTAA